Genomic segment of Gemmatimonadota bacterium:
TGGAGCTCGTTCGGCACTGGGCGCTCTCCGCCGCGGTCGCGACCGCCTTCGCTGCCGGAGACAGTCTGAACGGTAAGACCGCGGTCGACGCGGCCACCTGGATCGCCCGCCGCGAGGCGGTTCTTGCTCTCGAGCGCGAGGACCGCCTCGGTCCGCCGCCTACGGTGGACGATCCCGAGCTCGCCCGCGAGGTCTTCGACCGCGGCGAACTCCGCCTTTTCGCTCACGTCCTCCGGCGGGTCGGTCCCGAGACGCCGCCGGCGGAACGTGCGCTTCAGAGGCGGACGGCGGAGCGTATCCTCGCGGACCTCGTGGCCGGAGGCGGATGGGCGGCGGCCGTCGCCCAAAGCCAGGCCGACGAGACGCGAGCGCTGGGCGGGGTTCTCGGTCTCTTCGGCCCCGGCGAGCTTCCCGGCGAGCTTGACCGGGCCGGAGTCCGGCTGGAGCCGGGTTCGGTATCGTCGGTGATCGAGACCGTCGACGGGTTTCACCTCCTGTACCGCCCCACTTTCGCCGAGGTGGGCGCCATCTACGCCGACCGCCTGGGCTCGCGCATGCTCGCCGAGGCCGACGCGGCCTCGGCCGAAGCCGCGCTCGCGGCGGCCGGCTTCCGGGTCGTGGAGGGCGCGGGGGCGGTCGTCCGCCGCGTCGCCGCCGCTCCTGCGGACTGGTTCGACCGGGAAGCCGCGCTTGCCACCTGGACCGCCGGCGCCCTCCGGGCTGCGACCTTCGCTCGCTACCTCGCGGCCCTGGAGGCGGGTGAACGGCAAGGCTTGGCTTCCGCCGACGACCGCTCCACAACCGCGCTCCTCAACGAGCTCGGCTATCGGGAGCTCCGGATGGCGGAGGCGGCGGCTCGCGGACTTGCACTCGACAGCGTGACGGCCCAGGAGCTCGCCGAGCGACACCGCTCCGACCTGGAGGCGTGGCGCGAAGCCGTGACCGGCCAAGGCGCTCTTGGCGTCCATCTGCGCGAAGTGGCGGCCAGGCGGACGGCAAGACCGTCGCTGGGTCCGGTCCTGGCCGCCGAGCTGCTCTCGACCGCCAGATTGGGAAGGGACGCTGCTGCGGCTGCGGTCGATCGGGCTCGCACACTCATTGTCGCCGCCATGGATGGAGCCGAGCGGACAGGGTCCGTCCCTGTCGCTGCCGTTACCGAAACCGCGCTCGGCCGGCCGCTCCCCGGCATCGGCGACGGCGGCCGCGGTCGCTTCCTCCTCGGCCGGGCTCTCTTCGAGAGGGTCGCCACTCCCGACGAGGGTCTCGGACCGCTCTTCAACGCCGATCGCTGTGTGAGCTGCCATGATGATCCGGTGGTCGGGGGGGGCGGGCTCTCCATACCGGTCCGCAAGGCCACCGCCTTCATCGCGGGGCGCTGTGACCTGCTGCCCGCTCACGGGGGCGACAACCTCCAGGCCCGCGCCACACCGATGGCGCTCGCCGCCGGCCTCGCCCCCGAGACCCGGCCCGACGATGCCACCGCGTTCGCCCAGGTGGTCGCGCCTCCGCTCTTCGGTCTGGGCCTGCTCGAGGCCGTGCCCGACGAGACCGTTCTGGCCTTGGAGGACCCGGAAGATCTAGACGGCGACGGCGTCTCCGGTCGCGCCCCCAGACTCGCGGACGGTCGGATCGCCCGTTTCGGGCGCAAGGGAGACGCTGCGGACGTGCGCGGCTTCGTCGAGCAGGCGCTCAGAACCGAACTCGGACTGACCACTCCCGAGCGTCCCACCGAGGAGCGCGCCGGCGGCTCGCCAATTCCCGGCTCCGCCGACCCTGCGGAGGAACCGGAGATGGACGAGCGGGGCATGGACCTGCTGACCGAATACGTGCGGTACCTCGCCCCGCCCGCTCCCGAGCTCCTTCCTGCCGGGGTGGTGCGCGACTCGGTGGAGCGGGGCCGAGTGATTTTCGACCGGACGGGCTGTGCGGCCTGCCACGTGGCCGAACTGCGAGCTTCGCAAGTTGCGGAACCACCGCTTGCGAACTTGCGGGTGCCGGCCTACACCGATCTCCTGCTCCATGATCTCGGAGCAGGAGACATCGGTGGAGCGAGAGAGGACCTGTGCGGGTACGACGCCCTGCCGGGCGAGTACCGCACGGCGCCTCTCTGGGGGTTGCGCCACCGCTCGCGCTTCCTCCACGACGGCCGGGCGGCCAGCGTCGAAGAGGCCGTTCTCGCGCACGGGGGTGAAGCCGCCCGAGCGCGAGCGGCGTTCCACGACTTGATCGAGCGCGACCGAGCCGATTTAGTCCGTTTTCTCCTTTCGCTATGAAGTGGACGCCCGAGACCGCACGAGACCTTCCGGTAGTGGAGGTCGAAGAGGTCGAACGCCGGTTCGGGGCCAAACGGGCGCTCGGCCCGGTCAGCTTTTCCATCGCCCGCAAAGGCATCGTCGGAATCCTTGGGCTGAACGGGGCGGGGAAAACCACGCTCCTCCGCATTATGGCGGGGGATCTTCGACCCACCTCGGGTGTTGCGCGCATCGACGGTCTGGATCTGGCGAGGGATGCTTTCACGCCCAAACGGCGCATCGGCTATCTGCCCGAGAGTCCGCCGCTCTACCGGGACATGGGGGTGCGCTCCTTCCTGCGCTTCGTCGCAACAATAAAAGGGGTGGCAAAGGAAGATATGAGCGCGGCGGTCGAAACCGCGGTCGAGAGGGCCGGCATCGGAGAGGTCGCGGAGAGGCCGATCGGCCAGCTATCGCACGGATACCGGCAGCGAGTCGGTCTGGCCCAGGCTATCGTGCACTCGCCTTCTCTGACAATCCTCGACGAACCGACGAACGGACTCGACCCGGTCCAGATCGTCGCCATGAGGGAGCTCATAAGGGAGCTCGGGCGGGAGAGCGCGATAGTCGTCTCCTCCCATGTTCTCGGGGAGGTCTCGAAGACCTGCGACCGCGTGATCGTGATCCACCGGGGCAGGTTGGTCGCCGACCGGAGCGCCGACGACTTCGGAGTCGCCGGTGGAGAGCTTGAGCGTCTCCTCGTGGAACTGGTCGAATGAGAACGATCCGCGCCATCGCCCTCCGCGATCTGACCAGTTACTTCCGATCGACGACGGGCTACGTGGTAGCGAGCGCTGTCCTCCTTCTTGACGGTGTCCTCTTCTACGCCTTGGCGTTAGGCCCGGGGGCCGGAGAACGGCTCTCAGGAGAGGCTCTCGGGAGCTTCTTCTACTCCGCGAGCGGGCTTACGGCCGTGGCCGCAGCCGTCCTCTCGGCGCGTCTCATCGCCGAAGAACGGGTGACCGGCACCCAGGTCCTTCTCGACACCTCGCCTATTACCGATTTCCACATTGTTGCGGGCAAGTTCTGGGCGGCGTACGGTTTCGTGTCGGCGATCACGTTCGTGAGCCTCTACCTGCCCCTTCTCGTCTTCGTGAACGGGCGCATTTCGTTCGGGCACATCGCGATCGGCGTCCTGGGCCTCCTCTTGCTCGGAGCTGCGGTCACCGCCATCGGACTTTTCGCGTCGTCGCTCACTTCCCGACCCATCCTCGCCGCCGCGGTCGGTGGCGGCATCACGGCGATGCTGTTCCTCCTTTGGCCGCTCTCCCAGGCTGTCGATCCGCCGCTTTCGCGGGCCTTTGCCGCCTTGGCGATACACGGCCGCCACTTTGCGACCTTCCAGGCAGGCATACTCCACCTTCGCGACGTCACGCACTATCTCGCAGTGACCGCGTTCTTCCTGATCGCCGCCGTCAAGGCGCTGGAGGCCCGCAGATGGTCCTGACGGCAGGGCTGGTTCTCGTCCTGTTGAGCGAGAACGCCCTTGGCGACTCCACGTTCAGGGCGGCGTTCACCGGGATCGGTGTCGCCCTCGTGCTGGCGGCCGCAGCCCGCGATTTCCTGGCTTGGCGACGCGACCGCGGACGGGTCTCGACGATCCTCGCCGCCACCTCCGCCGGGTGTGGGCTCGCGCTCGCGGGTTTCCTCGCGGCGACCGAGAACGGATCCGATCTCATCGGGCTTGACTTCGAAAGCGAGGCCGCCTTCGGAAGATACAGTCGCACTCTGCTCACCCTCTCGACGATGGCGATGGCCATCGGCCTGCTTCCGGCTCTCGCAACCCGCTGGGCTCGCGCCCGCACTCAGGCCGAGGGGGTCGTCCAGGTGGCGACCGCCGCTCTGGCGACCGCCCTCGCTGGGTCCACCCTCACCTTGGTCGGGTATCTAGCGTCCGAAAAGGACATCGTGATCGATTTTTCCTACTTCAAGACCGCGATGCCCGGTGAAGCCGTCGTCAACCTGGCGGAGGCGATGGACGAACCGCTCGAAGCGACTCTCTTTTTCCCGGAGGTCGATCCCGTCAAGGACGAGGTTCTTAGATATTTCCGGGAGCTCCAGCGCGAGGTCCCGAGTCTCGAGATTCAGGTGATCGACCGGTTCGCCGATCCCCGCGCGGCTGAACGGTACCGGATCGCCAGGGACTGGATGATCGTCCTCGCACCGACCTCGACGTCGGACGGAGTCGATGGCGCGACCGATGCCGATGCCGAACTCGGACGCCACGAGCGGATCGGTCTTCCGGAGACGTTGGATGAGGCCAGAGGCAACCTGAGGATTTTCGACGGCTTCGTGCACGAAGCGCTTTCCAAGTTGACTCGTCGGGAAAGGGTCGCCTATCTCACCGCAGGTCATGGCGAGCTTAGCGACGGGTCCGCCGAGGGCCGTGACCTCGCTACGGGGCCGGAGAGCTTCGTTGAGACCGACCCCGAATCGGAACTGCCGCTCGCCGAGCTGCGCCGGCTGCTCGCAGCGCTCAACTACGAAACCAGGGATCTCGGCGTTCGCCAGGGGCTCGCCGAAGGGGTGCCCGCAGATGCGGCGATTCTGCTGGTCATCGGTCCCGAGCGTCCCTTCCTGGACGAGGAAGCGGCATCCGTACGCGAATATCTGGCGCGGGGTGGTTCGGCGCTCTTCGCGGTCGAACCCGACTCCGACTTCGAGCTGGCTCCCTTTGCCGCGCTCCTGGGCGTGGACGTCGCCTCCGGGACCGTCGCGGACGAGGAAACCCACGGTAGGCGGCGGGGGGGCAGAGCCGACCGAAGCATCCTCGTCACCGACCGCATTCTGGCTCATCCGTCGGTGAACGTCCTCTTTCGAAGCGGCATCGGCACGGGCGTTCTCTTCGACGGGAGCGGCCACCTCGACATGACGAGCACGTCACGCACAGACGACCGGACCGTTGCCCCGCAGGTGTTCGCCACGGTCCACGCTCTCTCGTCCTCCTTCGTCGATCTCGACCGGGACCTCGACTTCGACGGCGAAGCGGAAGCGCGTGAAGGCATCACTCTCGTCGCCGCGACCGAGGCCGCCTACGCCCCGACGGACAACTCCGATGCGGCGACGGCAGCGAAGACCGACGACACCTTCCGGGCGATCGTGTACGCCGACGCGGCCCCCTTTACCGACGAAGTGCTTAGATCGCTCGCCCCGAACGCAGCCATGGTCACGAACAACCTGAGCTGGCTCGGGCGAGAAGAGGAGCTCGCGGGCCTCATCGTTTCCGAGGAGGACGTGCCGGTGCTGCATGCCCACGCCGAAGATCTGGTCTGGTTCCAGCTCGTCATCTTCGGCGTGCCCCTCACCTTGCTGACCGTCGGGATCGCCCTGACCGTCGGAAGGAGGAAGAGTGAAGGCTAGCAGCCCGTCGACACCCACGGCCGAGCGACGCAGCTGCCGGCCGGACGCCGCGCTCGGCGTCCCGCTTCGGGCGAATAGCGGTTCTGTTCGTTTCTCGTCGCGCTGTGGACGGCCGCTACGGCGTTCCCGGTGCTCGTGCTAGTTTCGCCAAGGACCGCTGGCGCGCGCGGCTACGCGGCAGCCCTGGTCATCGCGCTGGTGGCGGCCGCTGTTCTGCGTGTCACGGCCGATCCGGGTGCTGCCGATGCGGGCCGCACGGCTCTTTGGGAGCACAAGCTCTCGGAACTGGCCGCGGTCACCTATTCGTCCTCCACCCTCCAATTGGATATTCGACCACTGAGCGCGGACGGAGGCGAGCATCTGATCGCGGTCGAGAACGGTGCCGGCCGGACCCTGCGTTACCCGCTGGGAGATTTCGGTCGGGAGGCCGTCGCCGAGCTAGCCGTCTTTCGTCCCGTGCGCGACCTCGGTCCCTTGGACGGGGACCCGGCGGTTTACGGCCTCGGCGGGGGTTCAGCTCGACTGACCCTCGACTTCGGCGACGAGCTTATGGAAATCTTCGTCGGCAGGGAGGTGCCCGCCGGCGAGGAACGCTTCGCGCTGCTCGGTCCCAGACTTGTCGCGCTCGCGGGAGACCTTATCACCCCCTTTGAGCTCGGCCAGGGCGCCCTCAGGGTTCGGCGCCTGCACGAATTCCCGTGGAGCTCGGTCCGGGGCATCACCCTGAGTGTCGACGGAAGATCCGGCGCGCTCACCAGAGAGACGGGTGGAGGCTGGACCGTTGCGGAGGGCGTTTCGCAGGCGGCCGTCAGGCTCGCGGAGCGATCCTGGCAGTTGGCGGTTCTCGGTTTCGAGCCGCCTCCGATGGCCGAACGGCTCGGTACTCTGGTGAACCTGGGCTACCGCGACGCCGAAGGGAACGAGCTGGGTTGGGTCGAGCTCATGAAGGATCTTGAGACCGACACTTACTGGGTGACGAGCGAACGCACCGTGTTCCCGGCGCTCGCCGATGCCACCCTCGCCCGCCGGGTGGAAGAGTCTCTCTTCGGAGTCTTTTAGGCGGGTTTCGACGCCTCTCCGGGCCGATCTGGTTCGCACTACGTCTCCGAGAGTCGCCGCCGGGGCCGGGAGCCACCGGTTGCCATTACGTGAAGGTCGATGTACCTTCCTTGGCAACAGTGGCGATCTCTCCGGCGCGCAAAGCGGGGAGGTGCACATTGCCAGGCCGCCCCGCCGCGAGGGCGGGACGGGCCGAAGACCCAAAGGAAGGAGTGACGATATGTCAATCCGCTACCGTACGGGGGGAGGCGTCGCGGCTGCTGCGCTCGCGCTCGTGGTCGCCTCGACCTCTCTGAACGCCCAGGTCGGCAGCATCACCGGATCGGTGATCGACGACACCAACGGGCAACCACTCAATGGAGCGCAGATCTCGCTTGTGGACCAGCGGGACGGTGTGCTCTCCAACGTTACCGGTCAGTACCTCATGACGAGGTTGACGCCCGGCAACTACACGGTCCAGGTGGTGTTCGTGGGTTACGCCACCGAGACCCGGGAGGTCACGGTCACCTCAGGTGAGGCGACCGTCGAGAACTTCCGCCTTCGCCAGTCCGCCATCCGACTCGACCAGATCGTGGTCACGGGTACCGCCGGAGAGGTGGAAAGACGCAAGCTGGGATCGGCTCCGGCTACCCTCGACATCTCCAGCATCAACGACGTCTCTCCCCAGGCCGGTTTCGGCTCGGCGCTGGAAGGCCGCATTCCCGGAGTGCGTTCCATCGGGACGGTGGGAGGCGTCGGCGCCGGCCGCGAACTTCGCATTCGCGGAACCGACTCCTTCTCGCTGGGCCAGCGCCCCGTGATCTACATCGACGGCGTTCGGGTCGACTCCCGTCAGGTGGAATGGGGAAGCTCCGCCGGCGGAAGCACGACCTGCTGCGCTTTCTCCGGCGGCGCCGGTGAGGACCGACTCTCGGACCTGAACCCCGACGAGATCGAGCGCGTCGAGGTTCTCAAGGGGCCGGCGGCGGCCACGCTCTACGGATCCGAGGCTTCGGGAGGCGTCATTCAGGTCTTCACGAAGAGAGGCCGGAACAACAGCTCGGCGAACTTCGCCCTGACCACGCAGCTCGGCTTCAACCGCCACCGCGCGAACTTCCCCACGTCTCTGCGCGGCACTCTGGTCGGAATCGACGGCACGGTTCCGTGGGACCCGAACGAGACCCTGATCGAAAACGGTCTCGTCAACACGTACAACCTGACGGTGGACGGCGGTGGAGAGGATGTGACCTACTTCGTGAACGCCGGTATCGGCTACGAGGAAGGATCGGTCAAGCCCAACGATCAGACCCGCGGCAACCTGCGTCTCAACCTCAACTGGACCGCCGCCGAGGACGTCACCGTCCAGGTCCGGTCCGGTTACGTGCGCAACCGCATCTGGTCGCTCCAGTCGGGCAACAACTGGCTCGGCATCTACACCAACGCGCTGCTTTCGCGGCCGACCAACGCCACCGCCGAGGAGCCCTACGGCGGCGGGCTCGATGTCAACGTGGCCGATGCCAAGGCGATCTCGACCTACTCCGACACCGACCGATGGACCGGCAGCGTCCAGGTCGACTGGGTGCCTAGTCCGAACTTCCGCCACCAGGCGACGATCGGGCTGGACGCGGTCAACGACCAAAAAACGCGCAACCTTCCCTTTGGGAAGCACTACACCTACATCGGCACCGTCGGCGAGCGGAACATCGGCTACCGCAACGCTCGCAAGTTCACCGGAAATTACATCGGCACGCTCAACTACGAGAACGTCTTCGGCCTCACCGGCGAGATCGCGTTCGGTGCCCAGGGAGGATGGGACCTGACGAGCACTTCGATGGCGACCGGCCGCGGATTCGCGGGCGAGGGAGTCACGACCGTCGGTGGTGCGGCGGAAACCTTCGGTGGCGAGACTTCGCTCGAGTCCATCCAGGTCGGCGGCTTTGCTCAGAACCGCTTCGAGTTCACCGAGGACCTCTTCATGACCGCCGCGGTCCGCATCGACGGCAACTCCGCCTTCGGCGTGAACTACGGCTTCCAGGTCTACCCCAAGGTCGACGTGGCCTACAACCTGCCTCAGAGCATGATGGGTTCGACGCTATCGAGCGTGAAGCTGAGGGGTGCGCTCGGGTACGCCGGCAAGGCCCCCGGAGCATTCTCCCAGTTCCAGACCTACCTGCCGAACACAGTCCTCGACGACCGGCCCGGCGTATCGCCCAGCAACCCGGGTAACGCCGACCTGGAGCCCGAGATCAAGCGCGAAATCGAAGCCGGCTTCGACATCGGTCTGGTCGACAACAGGATCGCGGTCGACTTCACGGGTTACCATCAGTTGATCGAGAACGCGCTTCTGGGTATAGCGCTGCCGCCGAGCGAAGGCTTCGGAAGCTCACAGCTTCGCAACGTCGGCCAGATCATGAACCGCGGCATCGAGGCGACAATCAACGCCTCCCTTGTCGATCGGTCCGGCTTCCGCTGGAACACCGGATTCTCCTTCGAGAAGACCCAGAACAAGATCCTCGATCTGGGTGAAACGGCCGAGCTCGACTCGCTGCCCATCTACGCCGAGGGCGACATCTCCAACGTGCCCGTGAGCTGGGAGCACGTGAACCGCGTCGGCGGCCTATACGAGGGCTACCCGATCTTCGAGATGATCGGCAGGGGCATTCTGGGTTGGGATCCGGCGACGGGCGAGCACGTACGCTCCACCTACGGCTATTATCGAGGAAAGGGCGAGCCCGACCTCATGGGCTCCGTGTGGAACACCTTCAGTCTCGGCCGAAACCTGCGACTTCATGTCCAATTCCGCGGCGAGATGGGTGCCAGCATGTGGAACTCCGATCGCGGCTACGGCGTTCGCCAGCTCGCCTACGACGAGTACGTCATGCACCTGGACTCGAACGGCGATCCCACCGCAGCGGCGGATTCGGTGCTGAACTTCCACCGTCTGGCCACGCCCGTGGATTCCAGAGACCACATCAGACTTCAGGAGGCGTCGCTTCAGTTCACCGTACCTTCGGCGATCAGTTCGAGCATGGGACTCTCCACGACGACGCTCTCGCTCACGGGTTACAATCTGCACTGGTGGGACAACTGCAACTGCCCCGATCCCAACCAGCAGTACAGGGGAGGTGACGATTTCAGCCAGTCGCCCTTCCTCGGACTACCGCAACCGAGGCGCATGGTACTTACGGTTCGAACGAGATTCTAAGGAGGAACCTACATGAACACTTCAAGGATTAGGTGGCCGCTGACCGCGGTCGCCCTGATGCTCGGGCTGGGAGCGTGCGGTGACCTGCTCACCGTGCCCGATCCCCAGCGGTACACGGACGAAGATCTCGACAACGCCCTCGACGCCGTCGCCGACGGCGTCGAGGGGGCGCTCCACGAGGTTGTGGACAGTTGGGTCATTTACCAGGCGCTTCTCGGTGACGAGTATCAGCACACCGGCACCTGGAGCGGCTACGACGAGACCGACCACGGCAGGTTCCAGTACGGGACCTCGGCGATGGACGGGATCAACAACGCTTGGTTGCGGGCTCGCTGGTTCGCCAGGGCCTCTGCGGAGCGCTTCGAGCGCGTGTTGGGTGCGGGGGAGGCTGCGAGCACCGATCTCATGGCGCAGGTCCACGTCTCCGAGGGGCTGGTCGATCTCATGATCGGCATGACCTTCTGCGAGTCGCCCGCAGATCCCACCGGCGACGCGGTGTCGGCAGCGCAGATTCTGACGCAGGCGGTTTCCAAGCTCGATCGGGGGGAGAGCACCGCGATGGCGGCGGGCGAAACCTACTACGCCACCGCAGCACGAGCGGGCCGCGCCACCGCCAACCACTTGCTGGGCAACTACGCGGCGGCGGCGGCGGACGCGGCGTCGATTCCCGACGGTTTCTCCTACGATGCCATCTTCAACGCTCAGTCCCGGAACTCGGTGGTCCTTCTGACCACGAAGACCTGGAACGAGGCCGCCGGCATCCAGCACGGATACTGGAACCGGATCGCGCTGAGCGATGATGCGGGATACATGGCCGACTGGGCGACCGGCGCTCCCGACATGCGGCTTCCGGTCTACTACGACGGGGAGATCGCCACCGACAACGAGACGGGTCACCGGTCGCAGTGGAAATACGACTCGGAGACCGCGCCGATCCCCATTCTTCACTCCAGAGGGATGCGGATGATCCAGGCCGAGGCCGCCATGTTCGGAGGTGACTTCGCCAGCGCCATGCAGATAGTCAATGGTCTGCGGGCGTCGGTGAATCTCCAACCCCTGCCTGTGCCCACCACCATCGAGGAGGCGGGATTCCTGTTGCTCAACGAGCGTTTCGCCGAGCATTTCATGGAGGGCCGGCGTCAGATCGATCTCCATCGTCTGGGAATCACCAAGGACATCTTCGACTTGCTCAACGACGACGAGCGGGTCGGCACGAACCGTCCGACACAGTTCCCCATGAGCGACACCGAAGCGCTCTACAACCCCAACATCGTCGACGACCTGGCGCAGCGCTGCCTGCCTAGGGCCGGGTAAGCGACGGCAGGAAGAGGAAAAACGTTGGAACGCCGTGGGGCGGTGCTACCGAGCCGCCCCACGGTTGACGCTAAATCAAACGAGGGAGGCCTGAGGTGGTAACGCTGGACCGCAAAGCAGTGGCAGCCGCAGTTCTGGTTCTCGCAGCTATGGGTCCGCTTACCGAGCTCGAGGCACAGCGCAGGACCGAAGCCGGCGTCATCACAGGTGTGGTGATCGATCAGGAGTCGGTAGAACCGCTTGCTGACGTGCGGCTCGTTCTCGTTCCCTACGGGGAGGGCCGGGAGGTCTTTGGAAGGACCGCCGTCACGAATCAGGACGGCAGATTCCTCCTTTCCGAGGTGGCCGGCGGTGCCTACGATCTGCGGGTCGAACTCTTGGGGTACGGAGACCGAAGCGACAGCCTCGAAATCGATGAGGGCACCTTTCTCGACATTTCAGTCAGCTTGGGGATAGAGGCCATCGAGCTCGACGAGATTTCGGTGACGGTAGGGTCGGTGGTGCTGGCTCGTCAGGGATTCTACGACCGAAAACGCCAGGGATTCCGCGGAACCTTCATTGAACGCTCCGAGATCGAAGAAGAGCAGCCGGCCTCGGTTACCGAGCTCTTTCAAAACGTGCGCGGAGTGACCGTCGTCTGGGGCGGGGTCTATGGTTCACAGGTCTTCATGAACCAGCGGAGCAGCTTGACCAGCGGTCATCCGGGCTGTCGGCCCGAAGTCTGGCTCGACGGCATTCGCTCGACCATCGAGTCGCTCGACATAATGCGGGTCGAGGAGCTGGAAGGGATCGAGGTCTATCGCGGAGGTGCTCCGGGCAAGTTCAACGACCCTTGCGGTACGATCGCGATTTGGACCAAGAGAGTCATCCGCTAGCAAGAGGTGACAAGGCTTCGCGGCATTCGCGGAGGAGAGAACGGTTCCTCAGAGTGAGGCCAGGAACGCAAGAACCAGGTCGCGCCCGAGCCGGTTCAGTTCCTGGAAACGGTCGCGCGCCGCACTAGCTTCGCCGCCGTGCAACAGGACCGCGTCCTCCACTCGCTGTACGCGCCCGTCGTGCAGGTACTGAAAACGGTATCCGAGGCCCATAAGCGGGGTGGTTCGCCACTCGGAGGGAGCGGCTCCGCCCGCACACGGTCCGGCGAGCTCGGGGCCCATGTCGTGCAGCAGGAAGTCGGAATAGGGACGGAAGGCCTTTTCGGCGAAGGCGAGACGGTCCGTTGCACTGTCCCGGCCGGGGGCCGATGTCATCATGACCGGAACGTGACAGCTCGTGCATCCGATTTCGGTGAAGAGGCGTTCGCCCTCCGCCGTCCGGTCCGCATCGCTCTCGGTTCGCCGGGCGGGGGGCGCCAAAAAGCGAACGTAGGCGGCAACCGCCTCAAGGACCGAGTCGGCGAGCTCGGGCTCGGCGGTCGGGTCCGTTCCTGCGGGCAAGGGCATTCCGTTCGGGAGTTCCTCGTACGGGTGTCCCGATGTCGTGAGTCCCATCTCGAGTCGAAAGGCGTCCTCGGCGAAATCCCGCACCCTCGCGTGAGTGGCTTTGAAGCCGAAGC
This window contains:
- a CDS encoding TonB-dependent receptor — translated: MSIRYRTGGGVAAAALALVVASTSLNAQVGSITGSVIDDTNGQPLNGAQISLVDQRDGVLSNVTGQYLMTRLTPGNYTVQVVFVGYATETREVTVTSGEATVENFRLRQSAIRLDQIVVTGTAGEVERRKLGSAPATLDISSINDVSPQAGFGSALEGRIPGVRSIGTVGGVGAGRELRIRGTDSFSLGQRPVIYIDGVRVDSRQVEWGSSAGGSTTCCAFSGGAGEDRLSDLNPDEIERVEVLKGPAAATLYGSEASGGVIQVFTKRGRNNSSANFALTTQLGFNRHRANFPTSLRGTLVGIDGTVPWDPNETLIENGLVNTYNLTVDGGGEDVTYFVNAGIGYEEGSVKPNDQTRGNLRLNLNWTAAEDVTVQVRSGYVRNRIWSLQSGNNWLGIYTNALLSRPTNATAEEPYGGGLDVNVADAKAISTYSDTDRWTGSVQVDWVPSPNFRHQATIGLDAVNDQKTRNLPFGKHYTYIGTVGERNIGYRNARKFTGNYIGTLNYENVFGLTGEIAFGAQGGWDLTSTSMATGRGFAGEGVTTVGGAAETFGGETSLESIQVGGFAQNRFEFTEDLFMTAAVRIDGNSAFGVNYGFQVYPKVDVAYNLPQSMMGSTLSSVKLRGALGYAGKAPGAFSQFQTYLPNTVLDDRPGVSPSNPGNADLEPEIKREIEAGFDIGLVDNRIAVDFTGYHQLIENALLGIALPPSEGFGSSQLRNVGQIMNRGIEATINASLVDRSGFRWNTGFSFEKTQNKILDLGETAELDSLPIYAEGDISNVPVSWEHVNRVGGLYEGYPIFEMIGRGILGWDPATGEHVRSTYGYYRGKGEPDLMGSVWNTFSLGRNLRLHVQFRGEMGASMWNSDRGYGVRQLAYDEYVMHLDSNGDPTAAADSVLNFHRLATPVDSRDHIRLQEASLQFTVPSAISSSMGLSTTTLSLTGYNLHWWDNCNCPDPNQQYRGGDDFSQSPFLGLPQPRRMVLTVRTRF
- a CDS encoding carboxypeptidase regulatory-like domain-containing protein, whose product is MVTLDRKAVAAAVLVLAAMGPLTELEAQRRTEAGVITGVVIDQESVEPLADVRLVLVPYGEGREVFGRTAVTNQDGRFLLSEVAGGAYDLRVELLGYGDRSDSLEIDEGTFLDISVSLGIEAIELDEISVTVGSVVLARQGFYDRKRQGFRGTFIERSEIEEEQPASVTELFQNVRGVTVVWGGVYGSQVFMNQRSSLTSGHPGCRPEVWLDGIRSTIESLDIMRVEELEGIEVYRGGAPGKFNDPCGTIAIWTKRVIR